From one Planococcus citri chromosome 3, ihPlaCitr1.1, whole genome shotgun sequence genomic stretch:
- the mTerf5 gene encoding transcription termination factor 5, mitochondrial: MRAWSLRFLYFNLRNSTSPVPSSSMIRHASFVPVRYRDAEPKSIFLMKTTGMTRRKALSAILTNNEFRLTSLDSMKLSFDILKNAGYVSSLDQYPELLCMHSSVLKNRILLLEDCSFNKEKIPYLLSVFESLPNKKLFTLKNFDILPPTVNLIENFFHLCSVPIAENSIEFDDWDTFKDVYCKFYKFYVQRELGLSDERVEKILKPVKWISFRYLKYNLKIVRDIFHSNNDDIQFLRYLLHSYPDSLLHLFKILKNGHLKALIKKNPKIVDVSTEVIAKNAQFLQENNIPNTAPTYASLLTMDSDLRFNRLSKILETYELQSYVKHPRFMKLIDECCLARERLDVLKKLNMRCYTLNQLTCQDESFVRHISNGIDKVRCNDKITFLTGELPYTRSEIKQRLHLNPYAGYIPLHTVCETVNYLKEMGFPADDIFISLPIVLYHKKVVAHALTDSVPKLLKSMDYPTDADIIKLKACLPLVLYCIEKQHNFKGDGVWIQDERADLYIG; the protein is encoded by the exons ATGAGAGCTTGGAGTTTAAGATTCCTTTATTTCAACCTAAGAAACTCAACTTCTCCAGTGCCTTCTTCTTCGATGATACGACATGCTTCGTTTGTGCCTGTACGTTATCGGGATGCTGAACCCAAATCAATCTTTCTGATGAAAACGACCG GAATGACGCGTAGGAAAGCATTATCAGCGATATTAACCAATAATGAATTTCGATTAACATCATTGGACTCTATGAAACTCTCGTTTGATATTTTAAAG AATGCTGGATATGTTTCTTCTCTCGATCAATATCCTGAATTATTATGCATGCATAGTTCAGTtctgaaaaatagaattttgttATTGGAAGATTGCAGTTttaataaggaaaaaattccCTATTTATTAAGTGT ctttgaatCTCTTCCGAATAAGaaattatttactttgaaaaattttgatattttaccaCCGACTGTGaacttgattgaaaatttctttcatctttGTAGTGTTCCGATTGCGGAGAATTCTATAGAATTCGATGATTGGGATACGTTTAAAGATgtttattgcaaattttataaattctatGTCCAACGTGAACTAGGCTTGAGTGACGAacgagttgagaaaattttgaaacctgtTAAGTGGATAAGTTTCCGATATCTGaagtacaatttgaaaattgttcgtgatatttttcattcaaataatgacgat atCCAGTTTCTGAGATATTTGCTGCATTCGTATCCCGATAGCCTCCTTCACTtattcaagattttaaaaaatggacatTTGAAGGCTTTAATaaaaaagaatccaaaaataGTTGATGTTTCTACAGAAGTTATCgcaaaaaatgctcaatttttacaa GAAAACAATATCCCCAATACAGCGCCAACCTATGCGTCACTTTTAACTATGGATTCCGACTTACGTTTTAATCGATTATCTAAAATATTGGAAACATATGAATTGCAATCTTACGTAAAACATCCCAGATTTATGAAATTAATTGATGAATGCTGTTTGGCTCGTGAAAGACTggatgttttgaaaaagctcaacatGAGATGTTATACGTTGAATCAGTTGACCTGTCAAGATGAATCTTTCGTCAG ACATATCTCTAACGGCATTGATAAGGTGCGGTGCAAcgacaaaattacttttctaaCTGGGGAACTTCCGTATACAAGATCAGAAATAAAACAAAGATTACATTTAAATCCGTATGCCGGATACATACCATTACACACTGTATGCGAAACCGTGAATTATTTGAAAGAAATGGGATTTCCTGCcgatgatattttcatttcgttacCCATTGTACTCTACCACAA GAAAGTAGTAGCACATGCGTTGACGGACTCAGTTCCTAAATTGTTGAAGTCAATGGATTACCCTACCGATGCAGATATCATTAAACTTAAAGCATGTTTACCTCTCGTATTGTACTGTATAGAAAAACAACATAATTTTAAGGGTGATGGTGTTTGGATTCAAGATGAAAGAGCAGATTTATATATTGGATAA
- the GTPBP1 gene encoding GTP-binding protein 1, which yields MSSNPKPSMFSTSKTPLFSGRTSEPSNFLEKYRTISGKKSLVNPTEEESKLWENRLNELLMDGNGDLLLEVGVGDVPGIEDPGLSTNEYECSISNLKAIASQINAHCIELNRRKVDEGFAGHCLIRKLLSEQDFIEIRIAVVGNVDAGKSTLLGVLTHGELDNGRGQARQKLFRHKHEMESGRTSSVGNDILGFDVEGNIVNKADHGSLDWVKICERSTKVITFIDLAGHERYLKTTVFGMTGHAPDFGMLMIGANAGIVGMTKEHLGLALALNVPVFVVVTKIDMCPPNVLEETLKMLNRILRSQGCRKVPIMIKSVDDVVMGAKNMLCERLCPIFLVSSVTGENLHFLKTFLNLLSTRVSFNNEDPAEFQIDDIYTVPGVGVVVSGITLKGVVRVNDTLLLGPDPVGHFISTSIRSIHRKRMLVKEVRGGQTASFALKKVKRSQIRKGMVMVSPSLKPIASLEFEADILVLHHPTTINPRYQAMVHCGSIRQTAYILKMSSRSLRTGERATVHFRFIKYPEYLKVGQRLVFREGRTKAVGNVLKMIPCNEQLGVIASHKAQKANKILASLQPQLSSEELPKPAENESTNQENFEGFSSVTNDMKRLNTNSKYNKKHSRGNQGKN from the exons ATGAGTTCCAATCCTAAACCATCAATGTTTTCAACATCGAAAACACCACTGTTCTCTGGTCGGACTTCCGAACCatcgaattttttagaaaaatatagaACTATTTCCGGAAAG AAATCCTTAGTTAATCCAACAGAAGAAGAATCGAAATTATGGGAAAATCGTCTGAACGAACTTTTAATGGACGGAAACGGAGATCTATTGTTGGAAGTTGGCGTCGGCGATG TACCTGGAATCGAAGATCCTGGTTTAAGCACTAACGAATACGAATGCTCAATCAGTAATTTGAAAGCTATTGCATCTCAAATAAATGCCCATTGTATCGAATTGAATAGACGAAAAGTAGACGAAGGTTTTGCTGGTCATTGTTTGATTAGAAAATTGCTTTCAGAGCAAGATTTCATCGAAATTAG AATTGCAGTTGTTGGAAATGTGGACGCAGGTAAATCTACACTGTTGGGAGTTTTAACTCACGGTGAACTTGATAATGGTAGGGGACAAGCGAGACAGAAATTATTTCGCCATAAACATGAAATGGAATCAGGAAGAACAAGTTCGGTTGGAAATGACATCTTAGGCTTTGATGTCGAAG GTAACATCGTCAATAAAGCCGACCACGGTTCTTTGGATTGGGTTAAAATTTGCGAACGTTCCACCAAAGTAATTACTTTTATTGATCTCGCTGGGCATGAACGTTATTTAAAAACCACTGTCTTTGGAATGACTGGCCATGCTCCTGATTTTGGGATGTTAATG ATTGGTGCGAATGCTGGAATTGTTGGTATGACCAAAGAACATTTGGGCCTAGCCTTAGCTTTGAATGTTCCAGTTTTTGTTGTAGTTACTAAAATTGACATGTGCCCTCCAAATGTACTCGAAGAAACGTTAAAAATGCTGAATCGAATTTTGCGTTCACAAGGTTGTCGAAAAGTACCCATTATGATTAAAAGTGTTGACGATGTTGTTATGGGTGCCAAAAATATGTTATGTGAGAG GTTGTGTCCGATATTTTTGGTGTCCAGCGTTACAGGAGAGAATTTACATTTCctaaaaacgtttttgaacCTGTTATCTACACGAGTTTCTTTTAATAACGAAGACCCCGCTGAATTCCAAATTGATGATATTTACACAGTGCCA GGTGTAGGTGTAGTAGTATCAGGGATAACGTTGAAAGGAGTTGTTCGAGTCAATGATACTCTATTATTAGGACCTGATCCCGTGGGACACTTCATATCTACATCGATTCGTAGTATTCATAGAAAAAGGATGCTGGTGAAAGAAGTTAGAGGAGGTCAAACAGCTTCATTCGCTTTGAAAAAG GTGAAAAGGTCTCAAATACGAAAAGGCATGGTGATGGTTTCACCCTCATTGAAACCAATTGCATCATTGGAATTCGAAGCCGATATCTTAGTATTGCATCATCCAACAACAATAAATCCTAGATATCAAGCCATGG TTCATTGTGGAAGTATTCGGCAAACTgcttacattttgaaaatgtcgtcTCGAAGTTTACGAACAGGAGAACGAGCCACGGTCCATTTTCGTTTTATCAAGTATCCAGAATACTTAAAAGTCGGTCAAAGATTGGTTTTCCGTGAAGGTAGAACAAAAGCTGTTGGCAATGTATTAAAAATGATTCCTTGTAACGAGCAACTTGGAGTAATTGCTTCACACAAAGCTCAAAAAGCGAATAAAATATTAGCCTCTTTGCAAccg CAACTGTCTTCAGAAGAGCTTCCAAAGCCAGCTGAAAACGAAAGTACAAATCAAGAGAACTTCGAAGGATTTTCTTCAGTTACAAATGACATGAAACGTCTAAATACAAACTCAAAGTATAATAAAAAACATTCGCGGGGTAatcaaggaaaaaattga